In one Bradyrhizobium cosmicum genomic region, the following are encoded:
- a CDS encoding curlin: MATTAAFAVMCAVTEASAGSVQRSVTNRNVSIETIVQFGDNVQPVTIEENSRINIARVIQIGGTGTVDATIIQNGTRNYANVIQVGGTTNAAIGQSGASNTADITQIGNSTNALLLQIGDMNSGAVRQFGRFNWLAIFQFGR; the protein is encoded by the coding sequence TTGGCGACGACCGCAGCGTTCGCAGTCATGTGCGCGGTGACCGAAGCATCCGCGGGATCCGTCCAGCGCAGCGTGACGAACCGGAACGTGAGCATCGAAACGATCGTGCAATTCGGCGACAATGTTCAGCCGGTCACGATCGAGGAGAACAGCCGCATCAATATCGCGCGGGTGATCCAGATCGGCGGCACTGGTACCGTGGATGCGACGATCATCCAGAACGGTACCCGCAACTATGCTAACGTGATCCAGGTGGGCGGCACTACCAATGCGGCGATCGGTCAATCTGGTGCGAGCAATACCGCCGACATCACCCAGATCGGTAATTCGACCAATGCTCTCCTGCTGCAGATCGGGGACATGAACTCGGGCGCGGTAAGGCAGTTCGGACGCTTCAACTGGCTCGCGATATTTCAATTTGGCCGATGA
- a CDS encoding curlin has protein sequence MQGSLAQAQTFDFKNVVSVNGPPVVVNQSSQFNMTGLFMVGGNTSGTVVQTGTTNAVGILQFGGTTSASISQTGIFNSASVGQTGQSATSLLSQLGTMNAGAIAQFGTINSSTVIQKSP, from the coding sequence ATGCAAGGTAGCCTGGCGCAGGCGCAAACCTTCGACTTCAAGAACGTCGTGTCGGTCAACGGTCCTCCCGTCGTTGTGAACCAGAGCAGCCAGTTCAACATGACCGGCCTGTTCATGGTCGGCGGCAACACAAGCGGGACCGTCGTGCAAACCGGGACCACGAACGCCGTCGGAATCCTGCAGTTCGGCGGAACGACGTCGGCATCGATCAGTCAGACCGGGATTTTCAATTCCGCATCGGTTGGCCAGACCGGCCAGTCGGCCACCAGCTTGCTGTCCCAGCTCGGCACCATGAACGCGGGGGCGATCGCGCAGTTCGGAACGATCAACTCGTCGACGGTGATCCAGAAAAGCCCATAA